One Alnus glutinosa chromosome 3, dhAlnGlut1.1, whole genome shotgun sequence genomic region harbors:
- the LOC133864133 gene encoding GTPase ERA-like, chloroplastic codes for MELALHTYPMLPGDKLVLTHYSHIDKFLTAPFSTKIPLPHFTRNRFRQSRFHFQTRSTSRNRNNNRSLILSEEQYDSEEDAETTSYSEDESSFLSLSVKPDRNMALLDDYEMEELDYTSDPNHRSGYVAVLGKPNVGKSTLSNQMIGQKLSIVTDKPQTTRHRILGICSGPQYQMVLYDTPGVIEKKMHKLDSMMMRNVRSAAVNADCVLVLVDACKVPQKIDEVLEEGVGNLKDKPPTLLVLNKKDMIKPGEIAKKLEWYEKFTDVDEVIPVSAKYGHGVEDIKDWILSKLPVGPPYYPKDIVSEHPERFFISEIVREKIFMQYRNEVPYACQVNVVSYKARPTAKDFIQVEIVVEQNSQKIILIGKEGKALKLLATAARLDIEDFLQKKVFLEVEVKVKENWRQDEGLLKYYGYGGQIRAL; via the exons ATGGAGCTAGCTCTACACACCTATCCAATGCTTCCCGGAGATAAACTGGTCCTTACCCATTACTCCCACATCGATAAATTCCTCACCGCCCCATTCAGCACCAAAATTCCGTTGCCCCATTTCACTAGAAACCGATTCCGGCAATCCCGTTTCCACTTCCAAACCCGTAGCACTTCCAGGAACAGGAACAACAACCGAAGCCTTATCTTGTCAGAGGAACAGTATGATTCTGAAGAGGATGCAGAGACGACATCGTATTCGGAGGACGAGTCTTCGTTCTTGTCTCTGAGTGTGAAGCCTGACAGGAACATGGCCTTGCTCGACGACTATGAGATGGAGGAGCTTGACTATACCTCAGACCCCAACCATCGTAGCG GTTATGTGGCTGTACTTGGCAAGCCAAATGTCGGAAAGAGTACACTTTCAAACCAGATGATAGGCCAAAAACTTTCAATAGTTACAGATAAACCTCAAACTACGAGGCACCGAATTCTTGGTATATGTTCTGGCCCACAGTATCag ATGGTGCTTTATGACACAcctggtgttattgagaagaaaATGCACAAGTTGGACTCTATGATGATGAGGAATGTTCGAAGCGCTGCCGTCAATGCAGACTGTGTACTTGTCCTTGTTGATGCATGTAAAGTGCCCCAAAAA aTTGATGAAGTGTTAGAAGAAGGTGTAGGAAACCTCAAAGATAAACCACCCACTTTGCTGGTTTTGAATAAGAAAGACATGATTAAACCGggtgaaattgcaaagaaactGGAG TGGTATGAGAAATTTACAGATGTAGATGAGGTTATACCTGTGAGTGCAAAATATGGTCATGGAGTGGAAGATATCAAGGACTGGATACTATCAAAACTTCCTGTTGGACCACCTTATTATCCAAAG GATATTGTTAGTGAGCACCCAGAAAGATTCTTCATATCTGAAATTGTTAGAGAAAAGATCTTTATGCAATACCGTAATGAAGTTCCTTATGCATGTCAg GTGAATGTAGTGAGCTATAAAGCGAGGCCAACTGCAAAAGATTTTATACAAGTAGAAATTGTTGTTGAACAGAATTCGCAGAAGATCATCCTCATTGGGAAA GAAGGGAAGGCTCTGAAACTACTTGCAACAGCTGCCCGGCTTGACATCGAAGACTTCTTACAGAAGAAGGTCTTTCTTGAG GTTGAAGTGAAAGTGAAGGAGAATTGGCGGCAAGATGAAGGGCTGTTGAAGTACTATGGCTATGGAGGCCAAATTCGAGCGCTATGA